The Candidatus Sulfotelmatobacter sp. genome has a window encoding:
- a CDS encoding AAA family ATPase: protein MSAVVPTTARVIAIVNQKGGVGKSTTAVNLGASLALMGRRVLVVDIDPQGNTTTGFGVDKRAVERDVYSVLLQHAAITEVVHPTEIENLGIVPATLNLAGAEIELVATQQRETRLKAALETVLSTYDVVLIDCPPSLGLLTVNALTAASEVIIPVQAEYYALEGLSQLIAIVRRVKEGLNPDLIISGVLITMFDGRTKLATEVLEEVNRYFPDRVFQTQIPRNIRLSEAPSYGKPAILFDVKSRGAQAYLALARELATPGRDVPVGGDAE from the coding sequence TTGTCCGCGGTAGTTCCCACGACGGCGCGCGTCATCGCGATCGTCAACCAAAAAGGCGGGGTCGGCAAATCGACCACCGCCGTCAATCTCGGTGCGTCGCTGGCGCTGATGGGGCGCCGGGTCCTCGTCGTCGACATCGACCCGCAGGGCAATACCACGACGGGATTCGGTGTCGACAAGCGGGCGGTCGAGCGCGACGTGTACAGCGTGCTGTTACAGCACGCTGCGATCACCGAGGTCGTGCATCCGACCGAGATCGAGAACCTCGGCATCGTCCCCGCGACGCTCAATCTGGCCGGCGCCGAGATCGAGCTGGTCGCCACGCAGCAACGCGAGACCCGCCTCAAGGCCGCGCTCGAAACCGTGCTCTCTACCTACGACGTCGTCCTGATCGACTGCCCGCCCTCGCTCGGGCTGCTGACGGTCAACGCGCTGACGGCGGCCAGTGAGGTCATCATCCCGGTTCAAGCCGAGTACTACGCGCTCGAAGGGCTCAGCCAGCTGATCGCGATCGTGCGCCGGGTGAAGGAAGGCCTCAACCCCGACCTGATCATCAGCGGCGTGCTCATCACGATGTTCGACGGCCGCACCAAGCTGGCGACCGAAGTGCTCGAGGAGGTCAACCGCTACTTCCCCGACCGCGTCTTCCAGACCCAAATCCCGCGCAACATCCGCCTCTCGGAGGCGCCCTCGTACGGCAAGCCGGCGATCCTGTTCGACGTCAAGAGCCGGGGCGCGCAGGCGTACCTCGCGTTGGCGCGCGAGCTGGCCACCCCGGGCCGCGACGTCCCGGTCGGCGGGGACGCGGAGTGA